The sequence TGTTGTTTGCAACGTGAACGGTTGTTTTTTAGTTGGTAATATTCTTATTTTGGAATaggagccttggagtaattggtaaagttgccTTGGCAGAAATTCCAAGTACGATTACAtattataaacccttgtggttCGACTCTTCCACAAGCAATGCGTGTAGCTTGGAGTTTcggtgcaccgggctgccctttcaTATTGTTATTTCGGTGCcctttaatattgttattttgcATCAAAATTAGATCTTCTGGACAAGTACTATCAGACAGAGATAATGTGTGCAGGGTAAGGCTACAtgcaatagacccttgtggtccggcaCTTCCTCATGCATATTGGGAGTTTCAGTGCACCGCGCTTCCCtttatgtgtatgtatgtgtttcTGAGTAGGGAGGTTTTTGTTTTGCATGAATGTGATAGAACAACGCAATGAGACTCTTGTTATGCTattagtttgtttatttttgttaatggtaagattgttattttggatagttctaaaaaaaaaatatattgttatatTGTATCGAAATTAGATATTCTGTACAAGGACTACGTATATGTGCGCATGTGTTTCGAGTATGGAAGTTATCGTTATGGAACAGAGCAAAGATCAAAGAGATTCTTGTTTGcgctatttatttatttatgttgtttgtaaatccttgtgtttttattttatttttggttggtaATATATTTTGCATTGAAATCAGATCTTCTGTACAAGGACTACCAGACGTCTTCAGTTACTTCTGACTCCGCCACCACAGTGGTAAGTATCTCTTTCATTCATGTGTATTACATTAATTTAGCTAGGTTTTGTTCTTTGTGTGTATCCGTGTTATTGTGTGACTGAAATTTGACTCGTTGAACTACATTTTTTCTGTCAACTgcgattaaaaaaaaatttgtatatCCATGTACACATTGTGTTCACGAAATCGGGGTAGCATATTGATCGAGATACTTGTTTATGTTGGTATTGTTACTAGATTTTTTCACCTTTTGTTGGTGGCATTGCATCTGTCTCTGTTGCATCTTCGTGTTAATTGCCCGTTCTCTCGGAGGAAATATAGTTTTCTGCAAATTATTAGTCCCTTTAGTTATAGATCTGAATATCTGCAACATTATTTCCTATAAAAGCTTGCATAGATGTCTTGAGATATTTTTTGTTCTAGGTTCTCCTTTTGAACAATTTCTTTGTTCTAGCAGACTTTCACTTCAGCAAAATTGAAGACGCGCAATCTGTTTCAGGTTGATGTCAATACTCAACAGAAGATCGAGAATATTACAACTGTATCTAAAGTAGGCACAAGCTCCAATTTGAGTTTTGCAATTCTCTCCTATATTTCACTGCTTATTTTGTCACCTCACTATTGTATGGTGCTCTTTCGATTTCTAATCTTCATCTTAAGTGGTTATCTGACAGCACTTATATTTGTGAACAGAAAACCCTTTCTCTGATTTACAACCCTTTCACAACCATCACATATGAAGCTGCTGCTGCTTCATGGAAGAAGGCATTAATTCTAAACTTCAGAGTTCCTTACCGTTCTGGAAAGGTAAACATCTCTATCAGTTATCTGTCaaatggtgatgttgggtgaAGAAAACGTTTCAAGCAAATCAATGTTCCTTCTTACTTTAAGTTTTGTATTGTTCATGACAGCTGGAGCTTCAATATTTACACGAGTATTCTGGGATAAGCACCAGTATTGAATTGGCAGCAAACCCCATTGTTAATTTCTCTGGTGTAGTGGGAACTAATGTTCTTTCTCTTGGAACTGATGTGTCCTTTGACACCAAGTTGGGAACATTCACTAAGTGCAGTGCTGGCCTGAGTTACACAAATGATGATGGCATTGTTACTTCTTGCAATCTGTAAGTTGCTTCCATTATTGTAAGATATCTTCCTTGAAATTGAGCATGCACTGACAGTTATGTTAGAAACTCGTAATAGCTAATGAACCCAGTTGCCATGGTTTTTGAGCGATTAGAAAATTGTATTTTGTGAAATTGTTGCAATATAGGtgttgttggtgaaattacaataaaattgcaataatattacaactgaaaaattacaagtaaataatgaaaaatatatttcctCTTCTATGGCTGAGGCGCagatctcgctctctttaaggagattcaagtccaCTGCGGTAATTGTTTTTCCGGTCCAACAGTAATACTCTTTCACTTGTCCCTGCAGGATACAACAGCCTACACATAATAACTCAATATTTTggactaaaattgagttcaaaactccacaaaaaatagcacctcccttcaactaataaactctctcaatttttttatttttttttaggtacacttgtttatatatatatattgtatttttttcaaagaagTGAGTCTCCTATTTATTGGAGAACCTACATAAGTATTTGTTGAAAGTAGCAAAAATAGGCCaacattcttgatttttctttgtcAAAAATAGGCAaacattcttgatttttctttgtcAAAAATAGGCcaccattgttgaattgaattttatttttttttaaaaaaataaaattgctaGCCAACTTTGAATTCAAGAAAGGATAAGGCACAATTTGTTGATTGTTGGTAATATAAAAAAATGTCCATCAGGTGTGGTTGATGCTTAGTTGGAATGGTTTTATTTGAACGCTTAATTCAATTTGGGATTAGTTTATCTTAATTGTGCTTGTACTGCTTGAAATATCAGGAATGACAAGGGTCCGAGTATATCATATTACAGCACACTCAAACACATGCAAAAAACTGATGTTGGCTTGGAGGTGGCCCGTAGCTTCTCTAACAATGAGACGACCATTACTGCTGGCACTAAGATTAAGTTGGATGAGCGGACCACTGTGAAGGCGCGTTGGAACAATTTTGGCAAGGCAACTGCATTGCTCCAACATGAGTGGCATCCAAATTCTCTTTTCACCCTTTGGGGTGAAATTGACACCAAAGCTACACGGCCAAAGTGTGGATGGACCGTTTCTTTGTTTGGGATTCCCTAATTAACCAAACCAATCCCTGTCATTTCACACTGAAAATGGGTCTGTTTCATAAGCTGTTATAGGCTAGCGATGGGTTTGGAGAAAGTTTTTGGACTATAAAAATAACTAGCCTGTTGCAAGAAGCGCTTGTCTTCTTTTTCTAAGTTGGTACGTTTTAATTCACCCTCTTCCCATTGTATTGCTGGTATATATGGCATCTTTTGATGTGCTAACCTAGCCAATATTTGAAGATACTGTGGAGAAAAATGACATCCTAGTTCATGAATAACTGCTTAGATGTAACCATTTTAATTGTCTGTCGTGTATGGATGCCAGTGAATTCAATGGAGTGACAGGTTTAACAGTTATTTTGAGAGACCCAGACCacttgaaaattttcaaggaccataGCTCCTTtctgaaaattttaattcaaggATGGAAGTTCTTTTGTTTGTCTACTATGTCATATTCTTTTTGTTTCTCGTAGAATAACTGGAATGACATAAACATGTACATTACTACTCGTGGAATAACCGTGCAATTTTACTCAACTTTGTTCCTTTTTGTGGACTCTNNNNNNNNNNNNNNNNNNNNNNNNNNNNNNNNNNNNNNNNNNNNNNNNNNNNNNNNNNNNNNNNNNNNNNNNNNNNNNNNNNNNNNNNNNNNNNNNNNNNNNNNNNNNNNNNNNNNNNNNNNNNNNNNNNNNNNNNNNNNNNNNNNNNNNNNNNNNNNNNNNNNNNNNNNNNNNNNNNNNNNNNNNNNNNNNNNNNNNNNNNNNNNNNNNNNNNNNNNNNNNNNNNNNNNNNNNNNNNNNNNNNNNNNNNNNNNNNNNNNNNNNNNNNNNNNNNNNNNNNNNNNNNNNNNNNNNNNNNNNNNNNNNNNNNNNNNNNNNNNNNNNNNNNNNNNNNNNNNNNNNNNNNNNNNNNNNNNNNNNNNNNNNNNNNNNNNNNNNNNNNNNNNNNNNNNNNNNNNNNNNNNNNNNNNNNNNNNNNNNNNNNNNNNNNNNNNNNNNNNNNNNNNNNNNNNNNNNNNNNNNNNNNNNNNNNNNNNNNNNNNNNNNNNNNNNNNNNNNNNNNNNNNNNNNNNNNNNNNNNNNNNNNNNNNNNNNNNNNNNNNNNNNNNNNNNNNNNNNNNNNNNNNNNNNNNNNNNNNNNNNNNNNNNNNNNNNNNNNNNNNNNNNNNNNNNNNNNNNNNNNNNNNNNNNNNNNNNNNNNNNNNNNNNNNNNNNNNNNNNNNNNNNNNNNNNNNNNNNNNNNNNNNNNNNNNNNNNNNNNNNNNNNNNNNNNNNNNNNNNNNNNNNNNNNNNNNNNNNNNNNNNNNNNNNNNNNNNNNNNNNNNNNNNNNNNNNNNNNNNNNNNNNNNNNNNNNNNNNNNNNNNNNNNNNNNNNNNNNNNNNNNNNNNNNNNNNNNNNNNNNNNNNNNNNNNNNNNNNNNNNNNNNNNNNNNNNNNNNNNNNNNNNNNNNNNNNNNNNNNNNNNNNNNNNNNNNNNNNNNNNNNNNNNNNNNNNNNNNNNNNNNNNNNNNNNNNNNNNNNNNNNNNNNNNNNNNNNNNNNNNNNNNNNNNNNNNNNNNNNNNNNNNNNNNNNNNNNNNNNNNNNNNNNNNNNNNNNNNNNNNNNNNNNNNNNNNNNNNNNNNNNNNNNNNNNNNNNNNNNNNNNNNNNNNNNNNNNNNNNNNNNNNNNNNNNNNNNNNNNNNNNNNNNNNNNNNNNNNNNNNNNNNNNNNNNNNNNNNNNNNNNNNNNNNNNNNNNNNNNNNNNNNNNNNNNNNNNNNNNNNNNNNNNNNNNNNNNNNNNNNNNNNNNNNNNNNNNNNNNNNNNNNNNNNNNNNNNNNNNNNNNNNNNNNNNNNNNNNNNNNNNNNNNNNNNNNNNNNNNNNNNNNNNNNNNNNNNNNNNNNNNNNNNNNNNNNNNNNNNNNNNNNNNNNNNNNNNNNNNNNNNNNNNNNNNNNNNNNNNNNNNNNNNNNNNNNNNNNNNNNNNNNNNNNNNNNNNNNNNNNNNNNNNNNNNNNNNNNNNNNNNNNNNNNNNNNNNNNNNNNNNNNNNNNNNNNNNNNNNNNNNNNNNNNNNNNNNNNNNNNNNNNNNNNNNNNNNNNNNNNNNNNNNNNNNNNNNNNNNNNNNNNNNNNNNNNNNNNNNNNNNNNNNNNNNNNNNNNNNNNNNNNNNNNNNNNNNNNNNNNNNNNNNNNNNNNNNNNNNNNNNNNNNNNNNNNNNNNNNNNNNNNNNNNNNNNNNNNNNNNNNNNNNNNNNNNNNNNNNNNNNNNNNNNNNNNNNNNNNNNNNNNNNNNNNNNNNNNNNNNNNNNNNNNNNNNNNNNNNNNNNNNNNNNNNNNNNNNNNNNNNNNNNNNNNNNNNNNNNNNNNNNNNNNNNNNNNNNNNNNNNNNNNNNNNNNNNNNNNNNNNNNNNNNNNNNNNNNNNNNNNNNNNNNNNNNNNNNNNNNNNNNNNNNNNNNNNNNNNNNNNNNNNNNNNNNNNNNNNNNNNNNNNNNNNNNNNNNNNNNNNNNNNNNNNNNNNNNNNNNNNNNNNNNNNNNNNNNNNNNNNNNNNNNNNNNNNNNNNNNNNNNNNNNNNNNNNNNNNNNNNNNNNNNNNNNNNNNNNNNNNNNNNNNNNNNNNNNNNNNNNNNNNNNNNNNNNNNNNNNNNNNNNNNNNNNNNNNNNNNNNNNNNNNNNNNNNNNNNNNNNNNNNNNNNNNNNNNNNNNNNNNNNNNNNNNNNNNNNNNNNNNNNNNNNNNNNNNNNNNNNNNNNNNNNNNNNNNNNNNNNNNNNNNNNNNNNNNNNNNNNNNNNNNNNNNNNNNNNNNNNNNNNNNNNNNNNNNNNNNNNNNNNNNNNNNNNNNNNNNNNNNNNNNNNNNNNNNNNNNNNNNNNNNNNNNNNNNNNNNNNNNNNNNNNNNNNNNNNNNNNNNNNNNNNNNNNNNNNNNNNNNNNNNNNNNNNNNNNNNNNNNNNNNNNNNNNNNNNNNNNNNNNNNNNNNNNNNNNNNNNNNNNNNNNNNNNNNNNNNNNNNNNNNNNNNNNNNNNNNNNNNNNNNNNNNNNNNNNNNNNNNNNNNNNNNNNNNNNNNNNNNNNNNNNNNNNNNNNNNNNNNNNNNNNNNNNNNNNNNNNNNNNNNNNNNNNNNNNNNNNNNNNNNNNNNNNNNNNNNNNNNNNNNNNNNNNNNNNNNNNNNNNNNNNNNNNNNNNNNNNNNNNNNNNNNNNNNNNNNNNNNNNNNNNNNNNNNNNNNNNNNNNNNNNNNNNNNNNNNNNNNNNNNNNNNNNNNNNNNNNNNNNNNNNNNNNNNNNNNNNNNNNNNNNNNNNNNNNNNNNNNNNNNNNNNNNNNNNNNNNNNNNNNNNNNNNNNNNNNNNNNNNNNNNNNNNNNNNNNNNNNNNNNNNNNNNNNNNNNNNNNNNNNNNNNNNNNNNNNNNNNNNNNNNNNNNNNNNNNNNNNNNNNNNNNNNNNNNNNNNNNNNNNNNNNNNNNNNNNNNNNNNNNNNNNNNNNNNNNNNNNNNNNNNNNNNNNNNNNNNNNNNNNNNNNNNNNNNNNNNNNNNNNNNNNNNNNNNNNNNNNNNNNNNNNNNNNNNNNNNNNNNNNNNNNNNNNNNTTAACAATTCTTCCTTAAAAGGATTAACTAAAATCTCAACTTTGTTCTTTTTTGTGGACTCTTTAATATTAACAATTCTTTGTCACGGGCTCATTTTTCAACGTGTCAGCGGCACACAATTTTGCCCGTGCGGCGCCCATGGTTCCCCCGATATGGGCCAGCCTTCCTCATTTCTCAGGTCTTTAGCACGATCCTGTGCCTATGGGAAGCTCGCCTCAGAGGTTTGCCCCCTTTGGTGCCGCTCCATCAACATGTCGGCTGACATGGCCAACGTATAAGCAACTCTTCTGGCGCACCTTTAATCCTTGGATCTCATCCATATGCGCTCCTAGGGATGGCTATGGACATACTTGTCCCTCGCCTTGGCCTAAGCATTGCCATCGCATGCACGGTCCTATCCTCAAGATTGACATCGCCTCGTGCATGTGCACTTGGCCTTTGCTTCGCCCGAGTAGGGCAACCCTCAATCCTTGGCCTTTGTCTCAAGCGTCTTTCTTAGATATGCCCTCTCATGTCTTATGGCATAGTCAAACATAGCCCACGCAACTTGCATCCAACTTTCGTAGCACAGTGTCGCCCCATAACTGCGTGTCTAGGCCAACGGACCCTTGCTCGCTTGGCTGAACCTTGACCAAGCTCACAAGTTAGCTCACGAGTCTCTTGGGGAGAGTATCTCGATTGCTCTATCGGCTTGGAGGCATCCTTCCATCATTTAGATAGCCCACGGGGCTTGTCGGTTCATATAGCCAACCTCTAGCCTTTTCGAACGCCCAACGCTAGTCCACCCGACCTTGCGTTGCCCATAGGGTTCCCGAGCCCTATGAGTACCTTGCGCATTCCTTTGACATGCCAAGGCAGGCCCTTGAGGTTGTCCCTCAAGGCAGCACACTTGGGGTGGCCATCTGTCGACACACCCGGGGGAGGCTGGTAGGCTATCACCATGCAtaccccccttatatatgcttaaaataaataatcccaatgTCCGCCACTAGACATCATTTTGCCCGAGAATCATACTGgggcttagatcattcatccgacCTTCAAATTGGGTGCCATTTGTTCCTACTCCTTTCTCTTGACTTCCTTCACACCTCCATGAAGTTTCACCTCATTCCCATACACATGAAGCGAGTTATGGCCTTCGGACCAATCAGCAAATTACGATAATGCCATTGGACTTTGGCCAAGTCAAGCCCCTATCCAAACGGACTCCAAACGACCTCAAATTTGGTAAGCATACATAAGGTACCCTTAATATCAACTCTCTAAACCGGAATCCTTAGATTCCACTTGTAGCTCAAAATGGCGCGATGCTGTCATCGAACACCGCACACGATCCTCACCATGCCTCCGCCCCCTTGGGCTTACACCAAGCCCTCTCCAAATCACATTGGCACTCTTAGAACATGTCATGCAACATATATA comes from Capsicum annuum cultivar UCD-10X-F1 chromosome 2, UCD10Xv1.1, whole genome shotgun sequence and encodes:
- the LOC107858388 gene encoding mitochondrial outer membrane protein porin of 34 kDa-like, which gives rise to MGKGPVSTVTSASRLELVIFLFWNRSLGVIGKVALAEIPNLLYKDYQTSSVTSDSATTVTFTSAKLKTRNLFQVDVNTQQKIENITTKTLSLIYNPFTTITYEAAAASWKKALILNFRVPYRSGKLELQYLHEYSGISTSIELAANPIVNFSGVVGTNVLSLGTDVSFDTKLGTFTKCSAGLSYTNDDGIVTSCNLNDKGPSISYYSTLKHMQKTDVGLEVARSFSNNETTITAGTKIKLDERTTVKARWNNFGKATALLQHEWHPNSLFTLWGEIDTKATRPKCGWTVSLFGIP